One genomic window of Anaerolineae bacterium includes the following:
- a CDS encoding Nucleoside diphosphate kinase, with the protein MQRTFVMIKPDGVQRGLIGRIITRLEERGLKLVAAKFMWVNKELAEVHYEIHKNQPFYNNLINYITSSPVLAMVWEGPEAVAAVRQTMGATRPREAAPGSVRHDFGLDVGRNLTHASDSVENAEAEIRLWFKPEELVAWQRDIDRWAFEL; encoded by the coding sequence GTGCAACGTACTTTCGTCATGATCAAACCAGACGGTGTCCAACGCGGCTTAATTGGACGAATAATTACCCGCCTGGAGGAGCGTGGATTAAAATTAGTAGCCGCAAAATTTATGTGGGTGAACAAAGAACTGGCTGAAGTTCATTACGAAATTCACAAGAATCAACCTTTCTACAACAATTTGATCAACTACATCACTTCCTCACCGGTCCTGGCGATGGTTTGGGAGGGTCCCGAAGCTGTTGCTGCTGTCCGTCAAACCATGGGCGCAACCCGCCCACGTGAAGCTGCCCCAGGATCAGTTCGACATGATTTTGGGCTGGATGTCGGCAGAAACTTAACCCATGCATCCGATTCTGTCGAGAATGCCGAAGCAGAAATCCGTTTGTGGTTCAAGCCCGAAGAATTGGTAGCCTGGCAAAGAGATATTGATCGCTGGGCATTCGAGTTATAG
- a CDS encoding Pyrophosphate-energized proton pump, which yields MDILWLGSRHGLAPFEQIVVIGVLITAFISLIYAWLLRGNVLNKDKGSPKMQEVWEAIRIGADSYLNRQLKTILPLILILTVALFLSVYIVPPTPEAAEEFGDQAQIAIAVGRTIAFIMGASFSLLVGQLGMRMAIQASVRAASASRRSLNEALTIAYYAGTITGMLTDGLGLLGGTLIFVIFGKAAPDALLGFGFGGTLIALFMRVGGGIYTKAADVGADLVGKVEKDIPEDDPRNAAVVADLVGDNVGDCAGMAADIFESYEVTIVSALIIGLALVAMTGNLMWIVYPLAIRAIGVISSILGTFAVPIWQKVPKSGLFGFLHAEDAEEAMFRSYEVSSVNTIIWAFLLAIFYAHDWRMAMLTTIGVGLAVAFNPLTSYFTSTKRAPVKEIVESTTSGPATTILTGLSVGMESSVWALVVIIISFIFGLLLYNADGPTYVLYAISMIGIGMLSHTGNNVAMDSYGPISDNANGIGEMSWHDLDDEETKKARQIMADLDAVGNTTKAITKGIAIASAVIAAVSLFASFFIDVGRVQEAANLAARAAGESIPFPQLLSDTGIRVSEVSVFIGLLLGGALPWLFSSLSLKAVSRAASLIVLEVRRQFKIPGIMEGTVKPDYARVVGISTQAAQKELVPLAVISVLTPLALGLMLGVEALAGFCAGIILSGQLLAVFMANAGGAWDNAKKAIEDEPRNPSANTGKGSERHKAGVVGDTVGDPLKDTAGPALNPMIKVVNLVSLIAAPIIVKYAGATGGTLLTIWVISLILLAIVGWAITRSKAKTVSLQEETAKA from the coding sequence ATGGATATTCTCTGGTTAGGTAGTCGACACGGCTTAGCTCCTTTTGAACAAATTGTCGTTATCGGCGTCTTGATTACCGCTTTCATTAGCCTGATCTATGCCTGGCTTCTACGCGGTAACGTACTCAACAAAGATAAAGGCTCTCCGAAAATGCAAGAGGTCTGGGAAGCCATTCGCATCGGAGCAGATAGCTACCTGAATCGGCAATTGAAAACCATTCTTCCCCTCATCCTAATCCTGACAGTTGCCTTGTTTCTAAGCGTCTATATCGTACCGCCAACCCCCGAGGCAGCTGAGGAATTTGGAGACCAGGCGCAAATCGCTATTGCTGTTGGACGCACAATTGCATTTATTATGGGAGCATCTTTTTCCCTTCTGGTAGGCCAACTAGGGATGCGCATGGCGATCCAGGCGAGTGTTCGAGCAGCCTCTGCTTCCCGACGCAGCTTAAACGAAGCTCTAACGATTGCCTATTACGCCGGTACCATTACCGGCATGTTGACCGACGGCTTAGGATTGCTGGGTGGCACGTTAATCTTTGTCATCTTTGGCAAAGCCGCTCCCGATGCCTTACTCGGTTTTGGTTTCGGTGGTACTTTAATTGCTCTATTTATGCGCGTTGGTGGTGGCATCTACACCAAAGCTGCTGATGTTGGCGCCGATCTAGTCGGTAAAGTCGAAAAAGATATTCCGGAAGACGATCCTCGTAATGCTGCTGTAGTTGCCGATCTGGTCGGGGACAACGTTGGAGACTGCGCTGGAATGGCAGCGGACATCTTTGAGTCCTATGAAGTAACCATTGTCTCCGCTTTGATTATCGGACTGGCTTTGGTGGCAATGACCGGCAATCTCATGTGGATCGTTTATCCACTTGCCATTCGAGCCATCGGTGTAATTTCATCCATCCTCGGAACCTTTGCGGTACCTATCTGGCAAAAAGTCCCTAAAAGTGGTTTATTCGGCTTCCTGCACGCTGAAGATGCCGAAGAAGCCATGTTCCGTTCCTACGAGGTTTCCAGCGTCAACACGATTATATGGGCATTCCTGCTGGCTATCTTCTACGCTCATGACTGGCGTATGGCCATGTTGACAACCATTGGGGTTGGTCTGGCAGTTGCCTTTAATCCTCTGACCTCATATTTCACCTCGACCAAACGCGCCCCGGTGAAAGAAATTGTTGAATCCACCACCTCCGGTCCTGCAACAACCATCCTGACCGGTTTATCGGTTGGCATGGAATCCAGTGTTTGGGCTCTGGTGGTTATCATCATTAGCTTCATCTTTGGCCTCCTGTTATATAATGCTGATGGCCCAACCTATGTGCTATACGCAATCTCCATGATCGGCATCGGTATGCTCAGCCATACTGGCAACAATGTCGCGATGGATTCTTACGGTCCGATCTCGGATAACGCCAATGGCATTGGAGAAATGTCCTGGCATGATTTAGACGACGAAGAGACGAAAAAAGCTCGCCAAATCATGGCTGATCTTGATGCAGTAGGGAACACCACCAAAGCCATCACGAAAGGCATTGCCATTGCCTCAGCGGTAATTGCTGCCGTGAGCCTGTTTGCCTCCTTCTTTATTGATGTGGGTCGTGTCCAAGAAGCGGCAAATCTGGCTGCCCGCGCCGCCGGCGAATCAATTCCTTTCCCTCAATTGCTTAGCGATACCGGTATTCGCGTCTCTGAAGTCAGTGTGTTCATCGGTTTATTATTAGGTGGTGCATTACCCTGGTTATTCAGTTCACTTTCCCTCAAAGCGGTCAGCCGCGCTGCCAGTCTGATTGTGCTCGAAGTACGTCGTCAGTTCAAAATTCCCGGCATCATGGAAGGAACCGTCAAACCAGATTACGCCCGCGTGGTTGGCATTTCTACCCAGGCTGCCCAGAAAGAGTTAGTCCCCTTAGCCGTAATTTCGGTGCTGACACCTCTGGCGCTGGGCTTGATGCTCGGAGTCGAAGCTCTAGCTGGCTTCTGTGCGGGCATTATCCTGAGCGGTCAGCTATTAGCGGTCTTTATGGCAAATGCCGGAGGCGCCTGGGATAACGCCAAGAAAGCCATTGAAGATGAACCACGCAACCCTTCCGCCAATACCGGCAAAGGCTCTGAGCGTCACAAAGCCGGCGTGGTTGGCGACACAGTCGGAGACCCCCTTAAGGATACAGCCGGTCCCGCTCTAAACCCCATGATCAAGGTTGTAAACCTGGTCTCCTTGATTGCTGCTCCCATTATTGTAAAGTATGCCGGCGCAACCGGCGGCACGCTGTTGACAATTTGGGTCATATCCCTCATCCTGCTGGCAATTGTCGGGTGGGCGATCACGCGTTCAAAAGCGAAAACAGTCTCACTCCAGGAAGAGACTGCAAAAGCCTGA
- a CDS encoding RNA polymerase sigma factor RpoD produces the protein MLDENLLNELSEREDDENNAIARLIELGRQKSYVTIDDILSFFPEAEQDVDQLEEAFAALLSAGIPYVDDASLVGPTEEELSEEEAEEELPAHLAIDDNYLANIDTDDTIGLYLKEVGRVPLLTAEEEVELSQRIERGRLAREELARGNVSPRRRKELQALIEDGWAAREHLITANSRLVISVAKKYMGRGVPFLDLIQEGNIGLIRAAKKFDYRRGHKFSTYATWWIRQAVTRAIADQGRTIRVPVHMGDQINKLLRVQHQLTQRLGRDPTVEELAEALDVPPQKVENMIQVARRPLSLETPTDDEEDSVLGDFIQDEEVSAPDETATYNLLREHLEAVLNSLPPREVRILQLRYGLLDGQAYTLEEVGRKMGVTRERVRQIEAQALSRLRHPSIRRKLREYLG, from the coding sequence ATGCTTGATGAAAACTTATTGAACGAATTAAGTGAAAGAGAAGACGACGAAAATAATGCAATTGCCCGTTTGATCGAGTTGGGTCGGCAGAAATCGTATGTTACGATCGATGATATTTTGAGTTTCTTCCCTGAAGCCGAACAAGATGTCGACCAACTCGAAGAAGCGTTTGCCGCTTTGCTGAGTGCGGGTATTCCTTATGTCGATGACGCCAGTCTGGTTGGTCCGACTGAGGAGGAACTCTCGGAGGAAGAAGCCGAAGAAGAGTTACCTGCTCATTTGGCTATTGACGATAATTATCTGGCGAATATCGACACCGATGACACAATTGGCCTCTATCTGAAAGAGGTAGGACGTGTGCCGCTTCTTACAGCTGAAGAAGAGGTTGAGTTATCCCAACGAATAGAACGCGGCCGTCTTGCCCGCGAGGAACTGGCGCGTGGTAACGTCAGCCCACGTCGGCGGAAGGAACTACAAGCTCTGATTGAAGATGGTTGGGCAGCTCGCGAACATCTCATTACGGCTAACTCACGATTGGTGATTAGTGTGGCGAAGAAGTATATGGGGCGTGGGGTTCCGTTTCTGGATTTGATTCAAGAAGGGAACATCGGGCTGATTCGGGCCGCAAAGAAGTTCGATTATCGGCGAGGGCACAAATTCAGCACCTATGCCACCTGGTGGATTCGGCAGGCAGTTACGCGGGCGATCGCCGATCAAGGGCGCACGATCCGGGTACCAGTACATATGGGGGATCAAATCAACAAATTGCTGCGAGTTCAACATCAACTCACGCAGCGTCTGGGTCGGGATCCAACGGTTGAGGAGTTAGCCGAGGCGCTAGACGTGCCGCCGCAAAAGGTCGAAAATATGATTCAAGTTGCGCGTCGTCCGTTGTCATTGGAGACCCCTACGGATGATGAGGAGGACTCAGTATTAGGTGACTTCATCCAGGATGAAGAAGTCTCAGCTCCAGACGAAACAGCCACCTATAATCTCTTGCGGGAGCACCTGGAAGCTGTTTTGAATAGCCTGCCACCCCGTGAGGTGCGCATTTTACAGTTACGCTATGGTTTGTTGGATGGTCAGGCATATACACTGGAAGAAGTGGGGCGTAAGATGGGAGTCACCCGCGAACGGGTGCGCCAGATAGAAGCGCAGGCGTTGAGTCGTTTGCGCCACCCTTCGATCCGCAGAAAACTGCGAGAGTATTTAGGATAA
- a CDS encoding Dihydroflavonol-4-reductase, whose protein sequence is MSILVTGATGHIGNVLVRKLVEQGEKVRAFYWYRENPLSLSGVDAELFPGDILDRNSLQRAMEGVDTIYHLAGVISIMPGPNPLIWRVNVEGTRNILELAKKKCVKRLVYTSSIHALRRIPTGRIIDESVGFDPDNPYGEYDRCKAIASLDVKRAAQEGLDAVIICPTGVIGPYDFYHSEMGEFLQSVAQGQLIFYIEGAYDFVDVRDVVAGLISARAAGRRDEIYILGGHKVNIKELIKTVSRITRKPTLNIKLPLFLAKVIARISPYYARIMNFRPRLTPYSIEVLRSNSDISHQKATRELGYKPRPIFETISDTVKWFLEEQPRSVLG, encoded by the coding sequence ATGTCAATCCTGGTTACAGGTGCTACCGGACATATTGGCAACGTCCTTGTCCGAAAATTAGTTGAACAAGGGGAGAAGGTTCGGGCCTTTTACTGGTACCGGGAAAATCCGCTTTCCCTTTCTGGGGTAGATGCAGAGTTATTTCCTGGTGATATCCTCGACAGAAATTCACTTCAGAGGGCAATGGAAGGAGTTGACACTATTTATCATCTGGCAGGTGTAATCTCCATTATGCCCGGTCCAAACCCTTTAATTTGGCGGGTGAATGTCGAAGGTACTCGCAACATTCTGGAACTTGCCAAAAAGAAATGTGTAAAACGATTGGTTTACACCAGCTCAATCCATGCTCTGCGCCGCATTCCAACCGGACGCATCATCGATGAATCAGTTGGATTTGATCCAGACAATCCCTACGGGGAATACGACCGCTGTAAAGCAATTGCCAGCCTGGATGTAAAAAGAGCCGCTCAAGAAGGCCTGGACGCAGTCATCATCTGTCCAACAGGCGTGATTGGTCCATATGATTTTTACCATTCAGAGATGGGAGAATTTTTGCAAAGCGTTGCACAAGGGCAGCTGATTTTTTATATCGAGGGTGCATATGATTTTGTAGATGTCCGAGACGTGGTAGCAGGCCTGATTTCAGCCCGGGCGGCAGGTCGACGCGATGAAATTTACATCCTTGGAGGTCATAAAGTTAACATCAAGGAATTGATCAAAACTGTCAGTCGCATAACCAGAAAACCTACCCTTAACATCAAACTCCCTCTCTTTTTAGCAAAAGTCATTGCAAGAATTTCCCCTTATTACGCTCGCATCATGAACTTTCGACCACGTCTTACCCCCTATTCGATAGAGGTCTTGAGAAGCAATTCTGATATCAGTCATCAAAAAGCAACAAGAGAATTAGGATACAAGCCAAGACCAATATTCGAAACAATTAGCGATACTGTGAAATGGTTTTTAGAGGAGCAGCCTCGCTCGGTTTTGGGTTGA